From the genome of Acidimicrobiales bacterium:
GCTGATCGACGTCGGCCGCGTCGTGCTCGCCATGGAGGCGGCGGGGTTCGAAGTGCGCGACGTCGAGTCGCTGCGAGAGCACTACGCCCTCACGCTGCGCGCCTGGGTCGCCAATCTCGAAGCGAGCTGGAGCCGCGCCGTCGAACTCGTCGGCGAGACGCGCGCCCGCGTGTGGCGGCTCTACATGGCGGCTTCGGCCGTCGGCTTCGAGGACGGCGGGCTCGGCCTGCACCAAGTGCTCGGCGTCGTGCCCGATGCTGACGGCAACAGCGGCATGCCGCGCACCCGCGACGTTTGGTCCGCGTCGTCTACTGGGCCGAAGGCGTAAACGTCAGCGGCAGCTTGGCCGGCCCCCAGATGCCGATGTTGGCGGCCTTCCATTCGATCTCGTCGTAGGTCGCCAGGTTCGGCATGCGCCGCGACAGGATCGTGAGGGCTTCCTGCAACTCGGCGCGCGCCAGGTTGGCGCCCATGCAGAAATGGATGCCCGAGCCGAAGGTCATCTGCGGCTTCTCGTTGACCCGCGTGATGTCGAAGCGGAACGGGTCGGGGAACACGTCCTCGTCGTGGTTGGCGCTGCCCAGGCTCGTGCCGACGAGCGTGCCGGCCGGGAACAGCACGCCGCGGTACTCGATGTCTTCGGACGCGACGCGGGCCGTGCCGCGCACGGCGCCGAGCATGCGCATGGTCTCTTCGACCGCGCCGGTGGCGAGCTCGGGCCGCTCGGCCAGCAGCGCCCACTGGTCCGGGTGACGGGTGAACAACGCCACCGAGCACGCCAGCTGGTTGCGGGTGGTGTCGGTGCCCGCCATCAACACGGCATCGGTCATCATCACGAGCTCGCTCGTCGACATGCGATCGCCGTCTTCTTCCGCCGCGATGAAGTCCGACAGCAGGTCGTCGCCTGGCGTCGAGCGGCGCTGGGCGATGAGGTCGGTGACGTAGGAGTCGAGCGCTTCGCTGGCGGCCTGGATGAGTGGGCCGTCCTTCTCCCACTCGCCGTTGAAGATGCGGAAGATGTCGGTGGCCCAGTCGGAGAACAGCTTCCAGTCCTGCTTCGGCGCGCCGAGCAGCTCGCAGATGATCGGGATCGGATACGGCTCGCACACGTCCTCGATCAGCTCGCAGCGTCCCGCCGCCGCCACCTTGTCGACGAGCCCGTTGATGACGTCGCGCATGAAGGGCCGCAGGCGGTCGGCCGACTTCGGGGTGAAGGCCGGCGCGGCGAGGCGGCGCAGGCGCGAGTGGTTCGGGCCTTCCATCGTCAGAATCGACTGCTCGCGCGGCCGGTTCATCTCGGGCATGGCGTCGGTCATGGTGGCGACGGCCGAGTGCCAGCGGCGGTCGCGCAGGATCGCGACGACGTCCTCGTAATGGGTGACGGAGTAGCCGAAGGTGTCGAGGAACACGTTCTTCGCCAGCCAGTGCTGGGCGCGCGCCGTGGCCAGCTTTGCCTGCGCCTCTTCGCCCACCGACCCCATCAAGTCGACTTCAGGAAGTTCCAGTTCGTCGATGCGCGTCACCATCCGGTCAAACTAACGCCGTGACGGGCCTCGAAGCGCTGGCGGTGGTCGCCGCCGGTATGGGCGCCGGGGCCGTCAACGCCATCGCCGGATCCGGCAGCCTGATCACGTTCCCGACGCTGTTGGGCGTCGGCTTCTCGCGGGTGACGGCCAACGTCTCCAACAACATCGGTCTCGTGCCCGGGTCGATCAGCGGGGCCTACGCCTACAAGGACGAACTGCGAGGCCAGGCGCACCGCACCCGCCGCGTCGGCATCGGTTCCGCGCTCGGGAGCATCACCGGCGCCGTGCTGCTGCTCACCCTGCCCTCGAAGGTATTCGACAACGTCGTGCCCATACTCGTCATCGGCGCCGCGCTGCTGATGCTGTTCCAACCGTGGGTGACGGCGCGGGTGGCCGCGGCGCGCGCCGCCCGCGGCACGACGCATCACAGCGAGAACCTCGCCGCGGTGTTCTGTTTTCTCGCCGGCATCTACGGCGGCTACTTCGGCGCCGCCCAAGGCATCATCCTGCTCGCCACCCTCGGCGTGCTGCTGCCCGACGAGTTGGCGCGCACCAACGCGCTGAAGAACGTGCTGGCGCTCACCGTGAACGGCGTCGCGGCGGTGATCTTCCTCTTCTCGGGTCACGTGTCGTGGCTCGTCGTCGCGCTCATCGCCGGTGGCTCGGTAGTCGGGGCGCGCCTCGGCGCCATGGTCGGCAAGCGCGTCCCCGTGCCCTTGCTGCGCGGCTTCATCGTGGTGCTCGGTCTCGGGGTGGGTGTCAAGCTGTTGCTCGCATGAAAATCCGCATCGGCATCGGGATGGGTTCGCTCAGCGGGGCCCTCGACGGCGAACGCTTCGGCGCCATGGTCGACGACCTCGAGCGGCTGCGCTTCGACTCGCTGTGGCTGTCGGAGCGGGCGACGGGTCACGCGCCCGACCCGATGATCGGCTTGGCCGTCGCCGCCGGCCGCACCAAGAAGCTCAAGCTGGGTACCAGTGTGCAGGTGCTGTCGGGACGCAACCCGGCGCTGGTGGCCAAGGAGTGGGCCAGCCTCGACCGGCTGTCGAACGGTCGGGCGCTGCCGGCCTTCGGCCTCGGCGTCGCCGACCCGAACGAGCAGCAGGCCTTCGGCATCGCCCGAGACCAGCGCGCCAGCTGGTTCGACGAAGCGCTGCCGCTGATCCGCCGCTTCTGGAGCGAAGCTGCGGTCGACCACGACGGCGAGCACTTCCACTACGCCGGACTCGCCATCGGTCCCAAGCCGGTGCAGTCACCGCCCGACGTGTGGCTCGGCGGCCAGGCGCCCTCGGAGCTGCGCCGCGTCGGCCGGCTCGGTGACGGCTGGCTGCCCAGCTTCTGCACCCCCGACGACGCCCAGGCGGGGCGTCCCGTCGTCGAGGAGGCGGCGGACAAGGCGGGGCGCGCCATCGATCCCGAGCACTTCGGCGCCCTCGTCATATACGTGCCGGGCGCCGAAGTGCCGCCGCTGCTCGCCGCGGTGGTCAACCGGCGCCGGCCCGACCTCGACCCGACGTCGGTGATACCCGCCGGCCACGCCGCCTTACGCCGCCAGCTCGAGGCCTTCGTCGAACGTGGTTTTTCGAAGCTCGTCGTCGTACCTGCGGGCGATCCAGCGTCGTGGACCGAGGAACTCGAAGCACTGGCGGCGGAGGTTCTCCCGCTTCAGGCCTGAAATGTGGGTAGGAACACCTCGGGCGATGACGGGAGATGATGGACACGGAGCTCGAACTCGCGGTGCCGGCACGCTTCCAACAGGTGGGAGCGCTGCGACGTGCGGCCAGTGCGTTTCTCGCCGGGACGACCGACGAGCGCCTGCGCCACACGCTGCTCCTCGTCGTGTCCGAGTTGTGCACCAACGCCATCGAAGCGGTGCAGAACGCGCACGACGAATTGACCCTGCGCATCCGCAACAGCGATCGCCATCTCATCATCGAGGTCGAAGATCGCGGCCCAGGGTTCAGCGCCGCCTTCGGGACTTGGGGAGCCGATGACGACGCCGAGCGCGGGCGAGGCCTGAACATCGTGCGCTCCTTGGTCGACGAGTTCGCCGTCGAGCGCGCACAGAACCGCACGACGGTGCGCTGTTCGCTGGCGCGCTAGGCGCCCGTCAGCAGGAAGCGGCTCTGCGAGCGCAGCAGGTCGACGGCCGCCGCCGGGGCCTTGGTCGGCGAACCGGCGTCGAAGGGCGGCTGCGGGTCGTATTCGATGCCGAGCTGAATCGTCTGGGCCACGAAGTCGCCCTGGAGCAGCGCGGCCAACGTGAGTGCCATGTCGATGCCCGACGACACGCCGGCGGCGGTGATGATCTTGCCGTCGACGACGACGCGCTCGAGCGTGGGCTCGGCACCGAACGTCTCGAGCGTGTCGAGCGCCAGCCAGTGGCTCGTGGCGCGCTTGCCCGCCAGCAGACCCGCGGCGCCCAGCAGCAGCGAGCCGGTGCACACCGACGTCGTCCACGTCGTGGTCTCGTGGGCGCTGAGCAACCACTGGCGAAAGCGTTGGTCGTCGCGCAACTGCTGCTCGCCGCGACCGCCGGGCACCACGACGATGTCGGGATGCGGCACGTCTTCGAGCCGGGCGTCGACGTTGATGCCGACGCCCGCGCCCTCCTCGGTGCGCACCACGCCGGTATGCAGGCCGACCCAGTGCGTCGACGCGTTCGGCAAGTGGGCGAGCACTTCGAACGGGCCGACGGCGTCGAGGGCCGCCATGTTTTCGAAGGCGACGATGGCGATCTGCGTACTCATGCGGCGAACCTCTTTCGGTAGTCGTTGGGGTTGGTGCGCACGATCCGCACGAAGGCGCGCCGCATCGTCTCGGCGGTGCCGAAACCGGCGGCGCGGGCGATGGCGTCGACGCCCTCGTCCGTTTCCTCGAGCAGCCGGCGCGCCGTTTCGATGCGCGCCTGCTCCACATAGCGCGCCGGCGTCATGCCGACCTCGTCACGAAAGCAACGGGCGAAGTTGCGCTCGCTCATGCCGACCCGGCGCGCCAGCGCCGCCACCGACAAGTCGGCGTCGGGATGCTCGGCGATGAAGTGCTGCGCGTCGCGCAGCGGGTCGCGCTGGGCCAGCTGCCCGGCGAGCTGGGCCGAGAACTGCGACTGGGAACCCGGGCGGCGCAGGAATACGACGAGCCGCCGGGCGACCGCCAGCGACGCGTCGCGGCCAAGGTCGTCCTCGACGAGCGCCAGTGCCATGTCCATCCCGGCGGTGACGCCGGCCGAGGTCACGACGTTGCCGTCGCGCACGAAGATCGGGTCGGGGTCGACGGTGACCCGCGGGTAGCGCCGCGCCAGCAGGTCGCAGGACTGCCAGTGGGTGGTCGCGCGCCGGCCGTCGAGCACTCCGGCCTCGGCGAGCAGGAACGCGCCGGTGCACACGCTCGTGACCCGGCGGCTGCGTCGGGCCAAGCGGCGCACATCCTCGATCAGCTTCGTGTCGCGCAGCGCGTCGGTGGTGCCGCCGCCGCCTACGACGACCAGGGTGTCGATCGCGCCGCGCGCCGCGCTGATGGTGTTGTCGACGCCGAAGCGCAGGCCGCTGCTAGCGACCACGTCGCGGCCCGACGACGAAACCACCTCGAAGCGGTAGTGGTCGGCGCCGGTCTCCCGGTTGGCGGTGGAGAACACCTCGACGGGACCGGTGACGTCGAGGCTTTGGATGCCGTCGAACACGACGACGACGATGCGTCTCGGGGCCATGGCCCTATCGTGCGCCCTGCCCCGGTTGGCGGCAAGGCGAATTACCCCACGATTTCAGCCAACCCGGAGTTCGTCACCTGATCGTCAGCACGCCTAGCGTCCGGGCGTGTCCGATGCGCCTTTTGACCTGAACGAAACGGACCGGCTGCTCTCGACGACGCGCAGCGTACGCAAGCGACTCGACCTCGAGCGGCCGGTCGAGCGCGGCGTCATCCTCGACTGCATCCGGCTGGCGCAGCAGGCGCCCACGGGCAGCAACATGCAGGGCTGGCGCTGGATGGTCGTCACCGACCCCGCCAAGCGCGCTGCCATCGCCGAGGCGTACAACGCCGTGGGCAAGGTGTACCTGTCGATGGCGGCGGGCAACGCCGACAACGACGAGCAGACGCGGCGGGTGTACGAGAGCGCGCTGCTGCTCACCGACATCCTCCCCCGGGTGCCCGTACACGTGATCCCCTGCATCGAAGGGCCGGTGAACCTGAGTTCGAACGGCGCCGCCGCGTCGGCGTACGGATCGATCATGCCCGCGGCGTGGTCGTTCCTCCTGGCGCTGCGGTCGCGCGGCCTCGGCTCGGTGTGGACCACGCTGCACCTGTTCAAGGAGGCCGACGTCGCCGCCCTCCTCGGCATTCCGGAGAACATGACCCAGGTGGCGCTGTTCCCCGTCGCCTACACCGTCGGCACGGACTTCAAGCCGGCGAAGCGCCCGCCCGCCGAAGACATCACCTACTTCGACACCTGGGGCGAATGATCCGCCACGAGGTGACCTTCGAGGTCACCGCTCCCCACTACAAGGTGTGGCGCATGTTCCACCCCAAGACGCCGGAGGGCGCCACCGTGCCGCGCACCTTCGAACACCCCAACGGCACCATCACGATCCTCAAGGACGGCGACGACGACGGCGCCGGTCTCGTGCGCACCGCCACCTTTCCGGTGCCGAAGTGGTTGCTCTCAGGCGGCGTCGCCGAGTCGTTCGAAGTCGTGGTCGAGGCGCGCAAGAACGAGTACGCCCGCTACGAAGCCGTCGGCAAGCCGCTGTGGTCGCGGACGTCGGGCTGGCACACCCTCGAGGCCGTCGACGACAACACCACCCGCCTTACCTTCGTCGAGGTCTACGAAGTGAAGAATCCCCTCCTACGGCGGCTGTTCGAAAAGCGCGTCCACGACTTCATCTCCCGCGACAACGACGACACGTACCGCACCGTCCTCGGCCACCTCGGCACCGTCACGCGCCTGCCCTGAGGAAGTCGTCTCGTGTCAGCACCTTCGCTGGCGGCGGCTTTGGCTTCGGCTCACCGGCTGCTTGTAGCCGCGCCACCAACGCCGGATCGCTGAACAACTCCGTCGGCGTTGTGAGCAGGCTCATCATGCGCGTCATCTGCACGGCCACTTCGGGGTCGTCCGACACCGTCGCCCGCCGCATCGACTGCAAATCGAACCCGCTCAGGTTCGCGGCCTCGGGCTTGTCGGTGAGCAACGACATCTCGTACCACGGCTCGACGCGCCGCTGGCTCGCCGCCTCGTAGTCCTCACCCCCTTCCAGCGCGTCGCGCACCAGCACCGCCTGCAACACCGCCAGCGACGACCCGCGGCCGTACAGCGGGTTGGTGCACGTGTGCGAGTCGCCGATGGCGAAGAAGCCGTCGAGCCGCGGGTAGCGGCGGATGCGGTTTATGAGACCGCCCATCGTCTGCACGCCGGTGAGTGGCTCGCCCTGCCGTTCGACGACCGGCCGCATCTCCTTGAACAGCGGCAGAACCGCTTCGAAGTGGTCCTCGTCGAGCAGGTGCGCCCGCAACTCCGCATCGTCGGCGGGCACCGCGAGCGTGGCCGAGTAGGCGCCGTTGTCGGCCCCGGCGACGACGAAGCCGAGCCCGGCCCGCCGCCCCCCGACGTATCCCATCGGCGCTTCGTCGGAGCGGTAGAACCGCGACAGGTAGATCGTGCCCGTCGGATGCTCTTCCTCTTCCACGTGCAGCCCGTGCTCGGCGAACCACGCCGGCGCGGCGCACCGCCGCCCGCTCGCCGCCACGACAACGTCGCCCTCGATCACGTCGCTGTGCAAGCGAATCCCACGCACCGCGCCGTCGCCCACCGCCAAGCCCTCGACGGCTGCGCCCGTCACGAACTCCACGCCGCGCTCGCCCAGTGCGCAGCGCCGCAGCACGAACTCGAGCGTCGTGCGCCGCGTCGCCAGCACCTGCAGGTCTTCCTTGTGGCGTTCGTAGTCGGCCACGTCGGGCGTGACGGCCGCTGGCAGCACGCTCACCTCGCGCACCCCCGCGTCGAGCAACGCTGTGAGTACGTCGGGGAAGTGGTCGCGCAGCGTCGCCCGGATGAGCGCCGGAAAGCCGTGGGTGTGGCGCACCTGCGGCGCCCCGCGCCGGTCCCACGCGAACGCCCCCTCGACGTCGCTCGGCATCGGCGTGTCGTCGCGCTCGACGACCACCACCTCGTACCCCGCCCGAGCCAACGCGATCGACGCCGTCAACCCGCCGATGCCCGCCCCGATCACGACCGCTCGCACGACCCTCAAACTAGGTTGCGCTCCGTGATCGTGGACGCCTGGGTCAACCTGTTTCCTGCGCGGTTCGCCGCGCAATGGGCGGCCCAGAAGGAGAACGCCGGCGCCGCCAACCTCTTCGGTGATCTCTCCAAGGGCAGCGAGGTCGACGGCCTCGTGGCCGCCATGGACGACGCAGGTGTCGACACCGGCGTGCTCACCAGCGGCCTGCGCGCCCCCGATGCCGCCCACCGCAAAGGCATGTTCGCCGCCGAGGACTTCCTCGCCGTCGCCGACGCCCACCCCGGCCGCTTCCTCGTAAGCGCCACGGTCGACAAAGCCGCCACGCCCACCGCCAACGCCGCGCGCGTGCGCGAGCTGGCCCAGCACGACCGCGTCGTCATGATCCGCGTGACCCCGCTCGTCGAGCAGTACGACCTCAATCACCGCCTCTACTACCCCGTGTACGCCGCGTGCGAAGAGGCCGGCCTGCCGGTGTCGATCAACATCGGCGTCCCCGGCCCGCAAGTGCGCTCGGCCTGCCAGCACCCGCAACTGCTCGAGGACATCCTCATCGACTTCCCCAACCTCGCCGTCGTCGGCGCCCACATGGGACATCCGTACGAGTCGCTCGTGATGCAGTACATGCTCAAGTGGCCGAACCTCTTTCTGATGACCAGCGCCTACCTCGCCACCTACATGGACCCGGCGCTGGTGTCGTTCATGAACTCGTCGCGGGGCCGTGGCCGCGTGTGGTTTGCCTCCGACCACCCCGTCCTGCCGACCAAGAAGGCGCTCGACGCCGCCCGCGCCCTGCCGCTCTCCGACGAAGCGATGTCGGAGTTCCTCGGCGCCTCGGCGGCGCGCGTGCTGGCGCGGCACTAGCCGACCACCGCATCGGGCGCGCGAGCGCGTCGCGACTCCCAGTGCCATCCCTGCTCGTCGTGCCAGAGGTCGTAGAGGCGCGCCGTTTTCAGCCGGTGGTGGTACGGGCACAGCCAGCCAAGATTCGCCAGCGTCGTCGGCCCGCCGTCACGCCGCTCGTGGGTGTGATCGATCTGAAGCCGTTTCGTCCGCCCGCACCCCGGCACCGAGCAACACACGCCGATGCTCTCGAGCGCGTCGCGTATTCGCTTCGGGATGTACTTCTTGTAGGTGATGATCTTCGAGGCGTCGATCACCTCTTGCACGAGCGTGTCCTTCTCCTGGAGCGCCTCGTCGAGCACCGACAGCGGTACGTGGTCCCCTTCGGCCGTCTCGCACTTCTCGTCCGGCAGCAAATAGCCGCGCTCGACGGCTTCCTTGGTCGCGATGAGCCGCACCACCGTGCGCGGCCCGCGCCTGCGCCCACCGAGGTCGCCGATCATCCCGGCGAGCGCGTCGGCCAGGCGGTGCTCCAACGTGTCGGGTGTGCCTCCGCCCCGCGCCTGCTCGCGGAAGAGTCGCTGCGCCCGCGCCTCGAGTTCGGCGACGAGCTTGGCGCCGAGAAGCGGCTCGAGCGCGAACGAGCCGCGGGTCATGCCGAGCCGGTCTTTCCACGTGCGCATGAATCGCGCGGCGCGCTGGCGCGCCGCCAACGACGAATCGTCGCTCGCCTCGCGCCTCACCCGCTCACACTCGTTCAGCAACTCGGTCGTCGACGCCCGCGCGGCGAGCTCGAGCAACGAATCCTCGGCGTCGGGATTCGCCGCCACCGCGTCGGCGATCGCACCCGCCTGCGTGGGGGAGAGCTTGCCGCGGTCGAAGGCGTCGCGCGTCTTGCCCTTCGCCTGGCGCGCTGCCTTCGTCTGCTTGCGCGCCGCTCCCGTGGGCACGCCCGACGAGTCGGCAACGATTCCCTCGGCATCGAGACCCACGTCCTCGGCGCGCGCCGCCGTGAGTAACTTCTGGGCGCACGCCAGTTTCTCGATCGCCGCCCACTCCTCGATGGCGCGCGTCGCAGCCAGCGGAGACAGCAGCGCCGGATCGAATTCGTCGGCGGTCTTCTCCACCAGCTTGCGCAACCCGGAAACGAGAAACTCGTTCACGCGCGACTCCTTGAGCAGGAATCGGACGACCTAGGCAGTCCCCGAACGAACTGCGATACACGGCATCGTACAGAGGGGGTGTAACACCGAAATTGGACGCGGCGTGGGCCCTTCAGCCGACACCGTGCTAGGCCGATAGGCCGATGGTGACGGTGAAGCGGCGGTTGCTCGTCCTCGCGGTGGCGCTGGCCGTCGTCGGCACGTTCATCGTGGTACAGCCGCACAAGCAGCCCCGCACCTTCACGTCGGTCGCCGCCCGCGTGCGCAAGCGCACCACGACCACTACCCGTCGCACCACCACCACCACGAGCAAGCCGACGACGACGACGATCACTACCCGTCGCACCACCACCACCACGAGCAAGCCGGCGACGACCACCACGACCCGCCCGTCGACCGGCGCCTGCACCGTCTTCCCCGCAGACAGCGCGTGGAACACCGACATCTCGAACTACCCCGTCGACCCGAACTCGGCGAACTACATCGCCTCGATCGGAGCGTCGACCAACCTGCACCCCGATTTCGGCACGTCGTGGAACGGCGCGCCCATCGGCATCCCCGACGTGCACGTCGGCGCCGGCCAGCCGCTCGTCCCCGTCAGCTTCGACTACGCCGACGAGAGCGATCCGGGTCCCTACCCCATTCCACCGAACGCGCCGGTCGAGGGCGGCGACGCGTCGAGCGGCGACCGCCACGTGATCGTCGTGGACGACGCGCACTGCGCGCTCTACGAGATGTGGGACTCGCACAAGAACGCCGACGGCAGCTGGCACGCCGGCTCGGGCGCCAAGTTCGACCTGCGTTCCAACGCGCTGCGTCCCGACTACTGGACCTCCGCCGACGCCGCCGGACTTCCCATCTACGCCGGCCTCGTCCGCTACGACGAAGTGCGCGCCGGCGTCATCAAGCACGCACTGCGATTCACCGTCGCCCATACGCAGCGCGGCTTCATTCACCCCGCGACGCACTACGCCAGCTCGTCGACTGACGCCAACCTGCCGCCGATGGGTTTGCGGTTACGCATGAAGGCGTCGTACTCGTGCGCGGCCTACAGCGCGGACGTCCAAGTGATCTGCGCGGCGTTGAAGCGCTACGGAATGATCGTCGCCGACAACGGCTCGAACTGGTACGTGTCAGGCGAACACGACGACCGTTGGAACGACGACGCCCTCGGCGACCTCAAGCGCATCCCGGGTTCGGTGTTCGAAGCGGTGTCCACTGGCTCCGTCATCCGCTGATCGGCGTATTACTTTGTAGTAACCGGACACTTTCTCGGGTTTGGTCAAGCATTTTGACCGGCCGTGACACCAAACCTTCACTATGCCTTTGTTGACGACTGACTAGTCCGTCCGTACTCTTCCATCGCAAGTGCGGGGCAGCACGAATTTGAAGCACGCCTAACCGCGCTCGTGCAACACCTTGCTTGGGGAAGCTGAGGGAAAACTTTCGGGTCGGAGACTTGGACTGACAATGGCGTCGGCCCGAGTTAGTTGCACATCCATACAAACCCAAATCCAAACCACACAGAGGGGCAATACCTTGATCAAGGACATGAAGCGGATGCGGAATGAGCGTGGCTTCACGCTCATCGAGCTCCTCGTCGTCATCGTTATCCTCGGCATCCTGGCCGCCGTCGTCGTCTTCGCCGTGAGCGGCCTGAGCGACAAGGGTCAGGACAGCGCGTGCAAGATCGACAAGCGCACGCTGGCCACCAGCGAAGAGGCGTCGTTCGCCAAGGACGGCGGCTACCGCAGCGAGGCCGATCTCGTCAGCGCCGGCCTGCTTGACGCGGAGTCGGACTATCACGACATCACCCTGACGGGCACGTCGCCAGCGGCTACCGCTTACACCATCTCCGCTGCAACGACTGGCCCGAAGGCCGGGAAGTGCGCGTAGTTCAGCACTAACCAAGGTTCACTGAAGAAGGGCCCGGCTTCGGCCGGGTCCTTCTTCGCGTCTATCGACGCAGACCGCGCTTGGTTGGCACGGGTTCGCCGGCGGGCTTGGCGTTTGGGTTCGTTATCTCGTGCGGGTGCATGCTGCGGGCCACCGCGTCGTCGAACGTGATCACACCGTCTCGCACGAGCTCGTCGAGCCGGGCCTCGAGCGTCTGCATGCCGTCGCGCTGACCGGTGGCAACCGTGTTTCGGATCTGGCGGCTTTTGCCTTCACGGATCAAGTTCTTGACGGCGTTCGTGCCTACGAGAATTTCGATGGCGGCCACGCGCCCGCCGCCGATGCGCGGCACAAGCGTCTGGTACAGCATGCCGACGAGCGTGTTGGCGAGCTGCAATCGAATCTGCTGCTGCTCTTCACCGGGGAACACGTCGACGATGCGGTCGACCGCCTGCGCGGTGTCGTTGGCGTGCAACGTGGCGAACACCAAGTGGCCGGTCTCAGCGATGGTGAGCGCGTTCTGGATTGACTCGAGGTCGCGCATTTCGCCGACAAGCACGACGTCGGGGTCTTCGCGCAGGACGGCGCGCAAGGCCAGGGGAAAGCTCTCGGTGTCTTCGCCGATCTCGCGTTGCTCCACTGCCGCCACCGCGTGCGTGTGGATGTACTCGATCGGGTCTTCGATCGTGATGATGTGGCACGGCCGGTTGCGGTTGATGTGGCCGATCATGGAAGCGAGGGTGGTCGACTTACCCGAGCCGGTGGCGCCGATGACGAGCACGAATCCCTGCGGCAGCATCGCCCACTCTTCGACAATCGGGGGCAGGCCGAGCTCGTCGAAGGTCGGCACCTTGTTCGGGATGACGCGCAGGGCCATCGCCAGTGTGCCCTTCTGGCGGAAGGCGTTCACGCGCACGCGCGCGCGATCGCGGTAGCTGAACGAGAAGTCCAGCTGCTTGGCCTTCTTGAACCGTGCCTTCAACTCCATGTCCATGATGCCCATCACGAGTTGCTGCGTGATCTCCGCGGAGTACACCGGCTCGCCCGGCAGCGGACGCAGAGAGCCGTCGACGCGCATCAGCGGTGGGGAAGCCGCAGTGATGAGCAAGTCCGAACCCTTCTCTTCCCACATGACGTCGAGAAGTCTTGCGACGGCTTCTACTTGCGCTTTGGCCACGCGTCGAGGTTATGCGGCGTCGATAGCCTCACACCGTGACCGCCGTCGTCCTCGTGTTCGCCGCGCTGTTCGGCCTCGCCTTCGGCTCCTTCCTCAACGTCGCGGTCTACCGGTTGCCGCGGCACGAGTCGCTCAGCGATCCGCCGTCGCGTTGCCCCGAATGCGGGACGGCGATCGCGTGGCGCGACAACATCCCGGTCGTGTCGTGGTTGCTTCTACGCGGACGCTGCCGGGCGTGCCGCGCACCGATCTCAGCGCGCTACCCGCTGATCGAGGCCGCGACGGCGCTCGTATTTGTGGCCGCCGCCGCGCTCGCGCTCAGTGTGTGAGGATCGTCCAGGACTCGACCTTTGCCTTGTATCCCGGGCTGATGTTGTTGTCGGTGTCGTGATCGACCACGCGCACCATCGACCGCAGCGCCGGCACGCCGCCCGACGTACACGGCTTGTCCGGGCAAGCGACGAACAGCATCTCGCGATCTGCGCCTACGACGTTGCCGTAGTCGGGTGAATAGATGATCGGGTCGGTGAACTGAGCGTTGGGGAACACCTCGAGATCGATCGTGCGGGCGATGATCCCGCGGCTGACCACTTGGAAGTTCACCTGTTTGTTCGTCATGTCGACGGCGGCCAGGGGGGCGTAGACCGTGCCGTGGACGATCATCACGCCGTCGACGTCGATGAACGCGCAGCCGCTACCGGGATATGGCGTTGCCGAAACGCAGCCGTTCTGCGCCACGAGCTGTCCGTTGGGTGTCTCGACTCCGTAGATGGCGATCTGCTGGCGGTTGCCGGAAACGGGCGAGCAGATCTCGA
Proteins encoded in this window:
- a CDS encoding ATP-binding protein, which codes for MDTELELAVPARFQQVGALRRAASAFLAGTTDERLRHTLLLVVSELCTNAIEAVQNAHDELTLRIRNSDRHLIIEVEDRGPGFSAAFGTWGADDDAERGRGLNIVRSLVDEFAVERAQNRTTVRCSLAR
- a CDS encoding LLM class flavin-dependent oxidoreductase; protein product: MKIRIGIGMGSLSGALDGERFGAMVDDLERLRFDSLWLSERATGHAPDPMIGLAVAAGRTKKLKLGTSVQVLSGRNPALVAKEWASLDRLSNGRALPAFGLGVADPNEQQAFGIARDQRASWFDEALPLIRRFWSEAAVDHDGEHFHYAGLAIGPKPVQSPPDVWLGGQAPSELRRVGRLGDGWLPSFCTPDDAQAGRPVVEEAADKAGRAIDPEHFGALVIYVPGAEVPPLLAAVVNRRRPDLDPTSVIPAGHAALRRQLEAFVERGFSKLVVVPAGDPASWTEELEALAAEVLPLQA
- a CDS encoding GlxA family transcriptional regulator; translation: MAPRRIVVVVFDGIQSLDVTGPVEVFSTANRETGADHYRFEVVSSSGRDVVASSGLRFGVDNTISAARGAIDTLVVVGGGGTTDALRDTKLIEDVRRLARRSRRVTSVCTGAFLLAEAGVLDGRRATTHWQSCDLLARRYPRVTVDPDPIFVRDGNVVTSAGVTAGMDMALALVEDDLGRDASLAVARRLVVFLRRPGSQSQFSAQLAGQLAQRDPLRDAQHFIAEHPDADLSVAALARRVGMSERNFARCFRDEVGMTPARYVEQARIETARRLLEETDEGVDAIARAAGFGTAETMRRAFVRIVRTNPNDYRKRFAA
- a CDS encoding DJ-1/PfpI family protein, whose amino-acid sequence is MSTQIAIVAFENMAALDAVGPFEVLAHLPNASTHWVGLHTGVVRTEEGAGVGINVDARLEDVPHPDIVVVPGGRGEQQLRDDQRFRQWLLSAHETTTWTTSVCTGSLLLGAAGLLAGKRATSHWLALDTLETFGAEPTLERVVVDGKIITAAGVSSGIDMALTLAALLQGDFVAQTIQLGIEYDPQPPFDAGSPTKAPAAAVDLLRSQSRFLLTGA
- a CDS encoding sulfite exporter TauE/SafE family protein → MTGLEALAVVAAGMGAGAVNAIAGSGSLITFPTLLGVGFSRVTANVSNNIGLVPGSISGAYAYKDELRGQAHRTRRVGIGSALGSITGAVLLLTLPSKVFDNVVPILVIGAALLMLFQPWVTARVAAARAARGTTHHSENLAAVFCFLAGIYGGYFGAAQGIILLATLGVLLPDELARTNALKNVLALTVNGVAAVIFLFSGHVSWLVVALIAGGSVVGARLGAMVGKRVPVPLLRGFIVVLGLGVGVKLLLA
- a CDS encoding nitroreductase family protein, translating into MSDAPFDLNETDRLLSTTRSVRKRLDLERPVERGVILDCIRLAQQAPTGSNMQGWRWMVVTDPAKRAAIAEAYNAVGKVYLSMAAGNADNDEQTRRVYESALLLTDILPRVPVHVIPCIEGPVNLSSNGAAASAYGSIMPAAWSFLLALRSRGLGSVWTTLHLFKEADVAALLGIPENMTQVALFPVAYTVGTDFKPAKRPPAEDITYFDTWGE
- a CDS encoding cytochrome P450; protein product: MVTRIDELELPEVDLMGSVGEEAQAKLATARAQHWLAKNVFLDTFGYSVTHYEDVVAILRDRRWHSAVATMTDAMPEMNRPREQSILTMEGPNHSRLRRLAAPAFTPKSADRLRPFMRDVINGLVDKVAAAGRCELIEDVCEPYPIPIICELLGAPKQDWKLFSDWATDIFRIFNGEWEKDGPLIQAASEALDSYVTDLIAQRRSTPGDDLLSDFIAAEEDGDRMSTSELVMMTDAVLMAGTDTTRNQLACSVALFTRHPDQWALLAERPELATGAVEETMRMLGAVRGTARVASEDIEYRGVLFPAGTLVGTSLGSANHDEDVFPDPFRFDITRVNEKPQMTFGSGIHFCMGANLARAELQEALTILSRRMPNLATYDEIEWKAANIGIWGPAKLPLTFTPSAQ